The proteins below are encoded in one region of Micromonospora sp. DSM 45708:
- a CDS encoding creatininase family protein translates to MTDLWPAGGGLLPAAEIPGGELADVVAAADFAVLPVGAVEWHGPHLPLGADLILAEGFAAESAAPGPGPRGVLFPPVAYAACPGQTRPWPGTVAIRPEIAVGYLADVIEGIVAAGFPRLLVVNGHDANMSTVRAAMEWVSGRRTASLLLVNWFQLVTPAETGALYGDVVARGHGGAYETSGVLGFAPETVRLDAAGDLPPRPKLPVTHPYVLVESRPDPWQGWSGHVSRATEQAGRTVRATAGARLREIVAAWVAAPMPAPPTADPLPQEDV, encoded by the coding sequence GTGACCGATCTGTGGCCGGCCGGCGGCGGGCTGCTGCCCGCCGCCGAGATCCCCGGCGGCGAACTGGCCGACGTCGTCGCGGCGGCGGACTTCGCGGTGCTGCCGGTCGGCGCCGTCGAGTGGCACGGGCCGCACCTGCCGCTCGGCGCCGACCTCATCCTCGCCGAGGGCTTCGCCGCCGAGAGCGCCGCGCCCGGCCCCGGCCCACGCGGCGTGCTGTTCCCGCCGGTCGCGTACGCGGCCTGCCCCGGGCAGACCCGCCCCTGGCCCGGCACGGTGGCGATCCGGCCGGAGATCGCGGTCGGCTACCTCGCCGACGTGATCGAGGGCATCGTGGCGGCCGGCTTCCCCCGGCTGCTGGTGGTCAACGGCCACGACGCCAACATGTCCACCGTGCGGGCCGCCATGGAGTGGGTCTCCGGGCGGCGCACCGCCAGCCTGCTGCTGGTCAACTGGTTCCAACTGGTCACCCCGGCGGAGACCGGCGCGCTCTACGGCGACGTGGTCGCCCGCGGGCACGGCGGCGCGTACGAGACGTCCGGCGTGCTCGGCTTCGCGCCGGAGACGGTACGCCTGGACGCCGCCGGCGACCTGCCGCCGCGCCCCAAGCTGCCGGTGACCCACCCGTACGTGCTCGTCGAGTCGCGACCCGACCCGTGGCAGGGCTGGTCCGGGCACGTCTCGCGGGCCACCGAGCAGGCCGGCCGGACGGTGCGCGCCACGGCCGGCGCACGGCTGCGCGAGATCGTGGCCGCCTGGGTGGCCGCCCCGATGCCGGCCCCGCCCACCGCCGACCCGCTACCTCAGGAGGACGTGTGA
- a CDS encoding ROK family protein, giving the protein MTDVVTPPTSPVSRERSKEIKRSSVISAARSARVLSRAELTELTGLSPATLTPLVRDLIAEGYLIERGPGASRAGRPRAILEFNPRAELVAAVALEPARISCEIADSDGAVIAHRTVRRTGDIVDLICTAVPELAGDGLPALRGVAIAAPGVSTGGAVRLAPSVGLVEARPVGESVQRRLGVPVVVDNDVNLMAAGEHAAGAGTDVADLLLLHVADGIGAGLVLDGQVRRGSGGAAGEVGFLPLDPADRGHDGIGPFEARWSAGAIAERVVALAPGRRPAAPVRALVELAAADERAAAYLAEVLTAWARLIVSCACVIDPGRVLLSGAAADLDDAAVDRLQALVSAGAPSPTEVRRAVLGDQAVLHGAVSYALSAAASGLSTLLPAP; this is encoded by the coding sequence GTGACAGACGTGGTGACCCCACCGACGAGCCCGGTGAGCCGGGAGCGGTCGAAGGAGATCAAGCGCAGCAGCGTGATCTCCGCCGCCCGCTCGGCCCGGGTGCTGTCCCGTGCCGAGCTGACCGAGCTGACCGGGCTGAGCCCCGCCACGCTCACCCCGCTGGTCCGGGACCTGATCGCCGAGGGATACCTGATCGAGCGCGGCCCCGGCGCCTCCCGCGCCGGTCGCCCCCGCGCCATCCTCGAATTCAACCCCCGCGCCGAGTTGGTCGCCGCCGTCGCGCTGGAACCGGCCCGGATCAGCTGCGAGATCGCCGACAGCGACGGCGCGGTGATCGCCCACCGCACGGTGCGGCGTACCGGCGACATCGTCGACCTGATCTGCACCGCCGTGCCGGAACTGGCCGGCGACGGGCTGCCCGCGCTGCGCGGCGTGGCCATCGCCGCGCCCGGCGTCTCCACCGGCGGCGCGGTGCGGCTCGCCCCCTCGGTCGGGCTGGTCGAGGCGCGCCCGGTGGGGGAGTCGGTGCAGCGACGGCTCGGCGTGCCGGTGGTGGTCGACAACGACGTGAACCTGATGGCCGCCGGTGAGCACGCGGCCGGCGCCGGTACCGACGTCGCCGACCTGCTCCTGCTGCACGTCGCCGACGGTATCGGCGCCGGGCTGGTGCTGGACGGGCAGGTCCGCCGCGGCTCCGGCGGCGCGGCCGGCGAGGTCGGCTTCCTGCCGCTCGACCCGGCCGACCGCGGCCACGACGGCATCGGCCCGTTCGAGGCCCGCTGGTCGGCCGGTGCCATCGCCGAGCGGGTGGTGGCACTGGCCCCGGGCCGCCGGCCGGCCGCGCCGGTCCGGGCGCTGGTGGAGCTGGCCGCCGCCGACGAGCGGGCCGCCGCGTACCTGGCCGAGGTGCTCACCGCCTGGGCCCGGCTCATCGTCTCCTGCGCCTGCGTGATCGACCCCGGCCGGGTGCTGCTCAGCGGCGCCGCCGCCGACCTCGACGACGCCGCCGTGGACCGGCTCCAGGCGCTGGTGTCCGCCGGCGCGCCCAGCCCGACCGAGGTCCGCCGCGCGGTCCTCGGCGACCAGGCGGTGCTGCACGGCGCGGTCAGCTACGCGCTCTCGGCCGCCGCGTCCGGCCTGTCCACCCTGCTACCCGCCCCCTGA
- a CDS encoding ABC transporter ATP-binding protein — protein MIDVTLESVSKRFPRAGDTAAVDDVDLRIGAGEFFTLLGPSGCGKTTTLRMVAGFYFPSSGRIRFGTEDVTNRPPNKRDTGMVFQNYALFPHLSVAQNVAYGLKIRKVGRAESKRRVDEALGQVHLAGYGDRRIDQLSGGQQQRVALARALVIRPRTLLLDEPLSNLDAKLREETRVEIRRIQKDSGTTALYVTHDQAEAMAMSDRIAVMESGRVRQVGTPQEIYHRPATSFVARFIGRSNVLSLPVVTAGPERVTVALPGGWEVPVAAPAEHGLREGATALVSVRPEHITLGSATDEGALPGRVTELEFTGMATNLLVDVAGEPVQVAAIDVPAGLAVGDQVGLRLPPERMWVVGA, from the coding sequence ATGATCGATGTCACGCTGGAGTCGGTGAGCAAGCGCTTCCCGCGTGCCGGCGACACCGCGGCGGTCGACGACGTCGACCTCCGCATCGGCGCGGGGGAGTTCTTCACCCTGCTCGGCCCGAGCGGCTGCGGCAAGACCACCACCCTGCGCATGGTCGCCGGCTTCTACTTCCCCAGCTCGGGCCGGATCCGGTTCGGCACCGAGGACGTCACCAACCGGCCGCCGAACAAGCGCGACACCGGCATGGTGTTCCAGAACTACGCGCTCTTCCCGCACCTGAGCGTCGCCCAGAACGTGGCGTACGGCCTGAAGATCCGCAAGGTCGGCCGGGCCGAGTCGAAGCGCCGCGTCGACGAGGCGCTCGGGCAGGTCCACCTGGCCGGGTACGGCGACCGGCGCATCGACCAGCTCTCCGGCGGCCAGCAGCAGCGCGTCGCGCTGGCCCGGGCGCTGGTGATCCGGCCGCGTACGCTGCTGCTCGACGAACCGTTGTCGAACCTGGACGCCAAGCTGCGCGAGGAGACCCGGGTCGAGATCCGCCGGATCCAGAAGGACAGCGGCACCACCGCGCTCTACGTCACCCACGACCAGGCCGAGGCGATGGCCATGTCCGACCGGATCGCGGTGATGGAGTCCGGCCGGGTCCGGCAGGTCGGCACGCCGCAGGAGATCTACCACCGGCCGGCCACCTCGTTCGTGGCCCGGTTCATCGGCCGCAGCAACGTGCTCAGCCTGCCGGTGGTGACCGCCGGCCCGGAGCGGGTGACGGTGGCGCTGCCCGGCGGCTGGGAGGTTCCGGTCGCCGCGCCCGCCGAGCACGGGCTCCGCGAGGGCGCCACCGCGCTGGTCAGCGTGCGACCCGAGCACATCACGCTCGGCTCGGCCACCGACGAGGGCGCGCTGCCCGGCCGGGTCACCGAGCTGGAGTTCACCGGCATGGCCACCAACCTGCTGGTGGACGTGGCCGGCGAGCCGGTGCAGGTGGCCGCGATCGACGTCCCGGCCGGGCTGGCCGTGGGCGACCAGGTCGGGCTGCGTCTGCCGCCGGAGCGGATGTGGGTGGTGGGTGCATGA
- a CDS encoding amidohydrolase family protein: MTVDRGLDVVDFHLHFRIGADETIHACEDAAGMHPGGTHEREVRAAGSAPYARQWRRAWSFPDPEPPAERWQDEADRWAEELRAVRVRRAVFVTGGGNDALADVVDRHPDLLLGLAHHDPYGPDAAAELERAVTERGLRGLKLFAPLLRGPLDHADLDPLWATAQRLGVPVLIHIGHYGSAGGLSVGRYGGPDELVRMARRFPELNVVVPHFGVQHVQELFFAAWGCPNISIDTSGSNQWVRWMPYRLTLEDLFRRCYETIGPQRIVYGSDSSWFPRGYVTRYLDDQLRVCHELGLPEDHLRAIFAGNAERLLGLTANRKETR; encoded by the coding sequence GTGACCGTCGACCGGGGACTGGACGTCGTCGACTTCCACCTGCACTTCCGCATCGGCGCCGACGAGACGATCCACGCCTGCGAGGACGCCGCCGGGATGCACCCGGGCGGCACGCACGAACGCGAGGTGCGGGCCGCCGGGTCCGCGCCGTACGCCCGGCAGTGGCGTCGGGCCTGGAGCTTCCCCGACCCGGAACCCCCGGCCGAGCGCTGGCAGGACGAGGCGGACCGGTGGGCCGAGGAGCTGCGCGCGGTGCGGGTGCGCCGGGCGGTCTTCGTCACCGGCGGCGGCAACGACGCGCTCGCCGACGTGGTCGACCGGCACCCCGACCTGCTGCTCGGCCTCGCCCACCACGACCCGTACGGTCCGGACGCGGCGGCCGAGCTGGAGCGCGCGGTCACCGAGCGGGGGCTGCGCGGGCTGAAGCTGTTCGCGCCGCTGCTACGCGGCCCGCTCGACCACGCCGACCTCGATCCGCTCTGGGCCACCGCCCAGCGTCTCGGCGTGCCGGTGCTGATCCACATCGGTCACTACGGCAGCGCCGGCGGTCTGTCCGTCGGCCGGTACGGCGGCCCGGACGAGCTGGTCCGGATGGCCCGCCGGTTCCCCGAGCTGAACGTGGTGGTGCCGCACTTCGGCGTCCAGCACGTGCAGGAGCTGTTCTTCGCCGCCTGGGGCTGCCCCAACATCTCCATCGACACGTCCGGCTCGAACCAGTGGGTGCGCTGGATGCCGTACCGGCTCACGCTGGAGGACCTGTTCCGCCGCTGCTACGAGACGATCGGGCCGCAGCGCATCGTCTACGGCAGCGACTCGTCCTGGTTCCCGCGCGGCTACGTCACCCGCTACCTCGACGACCAGCTCCGCGTCTGCCACGAGCTGGGCCTGCCCGAGGACCACCTGCGCGCGATCTTCGCCGGGAACGCCGAGCGGCTGCTCGGCCTGACCGCGAACCGGAAGGAAACCCGATGA
- the coaD gene encoding pantetheine-phosphate adenylyltransferase has protein sequence MRTDPAGTPEPAAGPERAPLRAAYPGTFDPLTPGHLDVVDRARGLFDEVVVLVAVNGDKQPGRDEEQRAAAVRAALPAGWTTVTVATWRGLTAGYCRHHGVGVIVRGVRNSTDLQAEHRLAAMNESLGIPTVFLPARPELAAMSSTAVRTAG, from the coding sequence ATGCGCACCGACCCGGCCGGGACCCCCGAACCAGCGGCAGGGCCGGAGCGCGCGCCCCTCCGGGCCGCCTACCCCGGCACCTTCGACCCCCTCACGCCCGGGCACCTGGACGTGGTGGACCGGGCGCGCGGGCTCTTCGACGAGGTGGTCGTGCTCGTCGCGGTCAACGGCGACAAGCAGCCGGGCCGCGACGAGGAGCAGCGGGCCGCCGCCGTACGGGCCGCCCTGCCGGCCGGGTGGACCACGGTCACCGTGGCGACCTGGCGCGGATTGACCGCCGGCTACTGCCGCCACCACGGCGTGGGAGTGATCGTGCGCGGCGTGCGGAACAGCACCGACCTCCAGGCCGAACACCGGCTCGCCGCGATGAACGAGTCGCTGGGCATCCCCACGGTCTTCCTGCCGGCGCGGCCCGAGCTGGCCGCGATGTCGTCCACGGCGGTCCGGACAGCGGGATAG
- a CDS encoding extracellular solute-binding protein, with product MRRRLLLAGALATVLAAGTACGGGSGDSGSGSGEVEKLTIYTARDKKVTTFVVDKFTAKYPEYKGKVEVLNLGAQEILERVRAEKANPQADVWWGGTQQGLASGASEDLLTGWQPSFAGKMDEKYKDPQGRWFGEILLPEVIMYNNKALTPEQAPKDWDDLLKPEFKDKIIIRDVAASGTMRSIYASMIVRQSPDGSNPQPGYDWLKKLDANTGAYAANPTDLYLKLSRQQGTLSAWNLQDILLQANQANMPFGYVMPASGAPVLVDGLAQVKGGNSAGAQKFLEFLFDDSLRAELAKDYYQIPAVDIAEKPEWLAQLNLKPLDVNWDVIGKNETEWINHWNSQIKNKG from the coding sequence ATGAGACGTCGACTCCTGCTCGCCGGTGCGCTCGCCACCGTCCTCGCCGCCGGCACCGCCTGCGGCGGCGGCTCCGGTGACTCCGGCTCCGGCTCCGGCGAGGTCGAGAAGCTGACGATCTACACGGCCCGCGACAAGAAGGTCACCACCTTCGTCGTCGACAAGTTCACCGCCAAGTACCCCGAGTACAAGGGCAAGGTCGAGGTGCTCAACCTGGGCGCCCAGGAGATCCTGGAGCGGGTCCGGGCGGAGAAGGCCAACCCGCAGGCCGACGTCTGGTGGGGCGGCACCCAGCAGGGTCTCGCGTCGGGCGCGTCCGAGGACCTGCTCACCGGCTGGCAGCCGTCGTTCGCCGGCAAGATGGACGAGAAGTACAAGGACCCGCAGGGCCGGTGGTTCGGCGAGATCCTGCTGCCCGAGGTCATCATGTACAACAACAAGGCGCTCACCCCGGAGCAGGCCCCGAAGGACTGGGACGACCTGCTGAAGCCGGAGTTCAAGGACAAGATCATCATCCGGGACGTGGCGGCGTCCGGCACCATGCGGTCGATCTACGCCTCAATGATCGTGCGTCAGTCGCCGGACGGCAGCAACCCGCAGCCCGGCTACGACTGGCTGAAGAAGCTCGACGCCAACACCGGTGCGTACGCCGCCAACCCCACCGACCTCTACCTGAAGCTGTCCCGCCAGCAGGGCACGCTGAGCGCCTGGAACCTCCAGGACATCCTGCTCCAGGCCAACCAGGCCAACATGCCGTTCGGCTACGTGATGCCGGCCTCCGGCGCCCCGGTGCTGGTCGACGGCCTGGCCCAGGTCAAGGGCGGCAACAGCGCGGGCGCGCAGAAGTTCCTGGAGTTCCTCTTCGACGACTCGCTCCGCGCCGAGCTGGCCAAGGACTACTACCAGATCCCGGCCGTGGACATCGCGGAGAAGCCGGAGTGGCTGGCCCAGCTCAACCTCAAGCCGCTGGACGTCAACTGGGACGTGATCGGCAAGAACGAGACCGAGTGGATCAACCACTGGAACAGCCAGATCAAGAACAAGGGCTGA
- a CDS encoding ABC transporter permease: protein MSTIPATPSAATVPPITEDPTPPGRRSRRPLVGANSRWFPYLLVFPLVLILFGYVVQPMLATFGESVGVDGPENWASFLTGDGVARSALLTSLMISAASVLLCGVVGVAMAFLLKRFSFPGRRLIEAIILVPAALPPLIGAISFQLLYSETGILPRALQQLFGTENPVLPFSGIAGVLVVHTFTMYPFFYLATSAALMGMDPSVEEAAYNLGAGRVRVWRTVLLPMLTPALVSASLLVFMTSLASYTAPLLFGVDRTMTMQIYINRTNGDLPMASTYASVLAVVSVLFLLGMRWYEGRRSYRSQSKGVASHRRELTNPFARWLALAASLLAVVVLLAPVATIALVAFSEDGTWTTEVIPSGYTMQNFVTIFSDPDAYRPIVNSLQMSLLATVGCVVVGVLIAYAVRRLDFRGRGLLDVAVMLAWALPGTVVAINLISAFSTGNAFSFGQVLIGTFWIMPLAYFVRFLPLVFRSSSATLAQLDPSLEEAARNLGASWARAFGTVTLRLMLPGVLAGALLAFVNGVGEFVASVLIYTSETAPISVEINNRMYSFEVGTAAAYGMLQVVLIFVVMVVSGRLQNGGRAAREATKWTA from the coding sequence ATGAGCACCATCCCCGCGACCCCGAGCGCGGCCACCGTCCCGCCGATCACCGAGGACCCCACGCCCCCGGGCCGGCGGTCCCGCCGCCCGCTGGTCGGCGCCAACTCGCGTTGGTTCCCGTACCTGCTGGTGTTCCCGCTGGTGCTGATCCTCTTCGGTTACGTGGTGCAGCCGATGCTCGCCACCTTCGGCGAGAGCGTCGGGGTGGACGGGCCGGAGAACTGGGCCAGCTTCCTCACCGGCGACGGCGTGGCCCGCTCCGCGCTGCTCACCTCGCTGATGATCTCCGCCGCGAGCGTGCTGCTGTGCGGCGTCGTCGGCGTGGCCATGGCGTTCCTGCTGAAGCGGTTCTCGTTCCCCGGCCGCCGGCTCATCGAGGCGATCATCCTGGTGCCGGCGGCGCTGCCGCCGCTGATCGGGGCGATCTCGTTCCAGCTCCTCTACAGCGAGACCGGCATCCTGCCCCGGGCGCTGCAACAGCTCTTCGGCACCGAGAACCCGGTGCTGCCGTTCAGCGGCATCGCCGGCGTGCTGGTGGTGCACACGTTCACCATGTACCCGTTCTTCTACCTGGCCACGTCCGCCGCGCTGATGGGCATGGACCCGTCGGTGGAGGAGGCCGCCTACAACCTGGGCGCCGGTCGGGTACGGGTGTGGCGGACCGTGCTGCTGCCGATGCTCACCCCGGCGCTGGTCTCCGCCTCGCTGCTGGTCTTCATGACCTCGCTGGCGTCGTACACCGCTCCGCTGCTGTTCGGGGTGGACCGGACCATGACCATGCAGATCTACATCAACCGCACCAACGGCGACCTGCCGATGGCCTCGACCTACGCGTCGGTGCTCGCGGTGGTGTCCGTGCTGTTCCTGCTCGGCATGCGCTGGTACGAGGGACGGCGCAGCTACCGCTCCCAGTCCAAGGGCGTGGCCAGCCACCGCCGCGAGCTGACCAACCCGTTCGCCCGCTGGCTGGCGCTGGCCGCCTCGCTGCTCGCCGTGGTGGTGCTGCTCGCCCCGGTGGCGACCATCGCGCTGGTGGCGTTCTCCGAGGACGGGACGTGGACCACCGAGGTGATCCCGTCCGGCTACACGATGCAGAACTTCGTCACCATCTTCTCCGACCCGGACGCGTACCGGCCGATCGTCAACTCGCTCCAGATGAGCCTGCTGGCCACCGTCGGCTGCGTCGTGGTCGGCGTGCTCATCGCGTACGCGGTGCGCCGGCTCGACTTCCGCGGGCGTGGCCTGCTCGACGTGGCGGTCATGCTGGCCTGGGCGCTGCCCGGCACGGTGGTGGCGATCAACCTGATCTCGGCGTTCAGCACCGGCAACGCGTTCAGCTTCGGCCAGGTGCTGATCGGCACGTTCTGGATCATGCCGCTGGCGTACTTCGTGCGGTTCCTGCCGCTGGTGTTCCGGTCCAGCTCGGCCACGCTGGCCCAGCTCGACCCGTCGCTGGAGGAGGCCGCCCGCAACCTCGGCGCGTCCTGGGCGCGGGCGTTCGGCACGGTCACCCTGCGGCTGATGCTGCCGGGCGTGCTGGCCGGCGCGCTGCTCGCGTTCGTCAACGGCGTCGGCGAGTTCGTCGCCTCGGTGCTCATCTACACGTCGGAGACCGCGCCGATCTCGGTGGAGATCAACAACCGGATGTACTCGTTCGAGGTCGGCACCGCCGCCGCGTACGGCATGCTCCAGGTCGTGTTGATCTTTGTGGTGATGGTGGTCTCCGGCCGGTTGCAGAACGGCGGCCGGGCCGCCCGGGAGGCGACGAAGTGGACGGCGTGA